A genomic window from Chlorobium phaeobacteroides DSM 266 includes:
- a CDS encoding Eco57I restriction-modification methylase domain-containing protein, whose amino-acid sequence MIYPSIRIEGAILSPDILEKLEDIAGQRPVDFGLEPSAKVKEEIARAWADAQDYWRIFNRKLETLKKESPATTETRNLWVVPLLGLLGYQLEFEAKSIELNAKLYPISHRITNRGGAAIHIIGSNEIAGLDRKPEKAALRMSAHAMVQEYLNLTEQLYGIVTNGRVLRLLRDSSRLVKLTYLEFDLDRVFTDGLFADFAVLYRLLHVTRFPASCEAPEESLIEKYHQDSLDSGARIREGLSSAVETTILSFANGFLSNSDNAALLEAITSGQIKPSEYYHYLLRLIYRILFLMVIEERNLVYPQLPVAPKRDIYDTYYSLMRLRRLSEKRYLADRRHHDHWLALMATFHLFEDGGPGGNLGIAPLAGDLFRADAIGPLNQCSLDNETLMQCLRSLSLYENQKSGQLIRVNYAALNVEEFGSVYEGLLEYEPVFLYDDNAIEFAFARGDQRAATGSHYTPDDLVQPLIKHSLDYLIADRLKTSNPEAALLSLRVADISCGSGHILLAAARRIATELAIVRTGEEQPSPSAFRSAIRDVIRNCIYGVDLNPLAVELCKVALWLEAHIPGQPLNFLDHHIKCGNAIVGFAHREEMQKGVPDEAFVTMSGDDKEVVAELRKRNKAERIRQGKQVSFAFTPEIDQSFSLSLKQWHEIASLPERTPSEIEEKKRRYQEFATGKDSSLLHQIASIPIAQFYIEKTYGNRSSIITDDEYSQYLSGQQSPNEQAIAMVQAIAERKNFFHWFLEFPEIIENGGFDCILGNPPFLGGQKLSGTYGLAQLGYLKQVYAPIGAVDLVTYFFRRIFTLVKDKGFQSLISTNTIAQGSAREGGLDVIVAQGGAINHAVRSMKWPGIAAVEVALVTITKQLWTGKFILAGKEVSTITPYLDDASTLGNPWPLKENEGKSFQGSIVLGKGFVLKPQEADELIRKNPKNREVLFPYLNGDDLNSNPNQTPSRWVINFFDWSEEKCKNDYPECFDIVERLVKPERYKQNREIRKKLWWQFAEKAPKLYRAIAKMDVTISRSLTSKHHSLELISTKQVVDQTCIVMSHEDYVHFSIFQSEIHSQWVIKGSANLGGTGRYNLSLGYETFPFPQNLAQLQEEQLDRIGEEYHEHRRQLMLAMQLGLTKTYNLFHAQPLRPITPEEEQLDDKALQKQVGKDAAHLSKHLAKTPGTITFNEAVIGILKLRDLHLQMDNAVLEAYGWTDINLRHNFYEVEYLPENDRIRYTIHPAARREILKRLLELNHEIHQREVAAGLWEKKGKKIEKATKDGTRIDSTQIGLDI is encoded by the coding sequence ATGATCTACCCATCTATCCGCATCGAGGGGGCGATACTCTCACCCGATATTCTTGAAAAGCTTGAGGATATTGCAGGTCAGCGCCCGGTCGATTTTGGTCTGGAGCCATCGGCCAAGGTCAAGGAGGAGATTGCAAGAGCGTGGGCTGATGCCCAGGACTATTGGCGCATCTTCAATCGCAAGCTTGAAACGCTGAAAAAGGAGTCGCCAGCCACTACTGAAACCCGAAACCTTTGGGTGGTGCCGCTTCTTGGTCTGCTTGGCTACCAACTGGAATTTGAGGCCAAGAGCATCGAACTCAACGCAAAGCTCTACCCGATCTCCCACCGCATCACCAACCGGGGTGGAGCGGCAATTCACATTATCGGCAGCAACGAGATTGCCGGTCTTGACCGAAAGCCCGAAAAAGCTGCCCTGCGGATGTCTGCCCACGCCATGGTGCAGGAGTATCTGAATCTTACCGAGCAGCTCTATGGCATTGTCACCAATGGCCGGGTGCTGCGCCTCTTGCGCGACAGCTCCCGTCTGGTGAAGCTCACCTATCTGGAGTTTGACCTCGACCGTGTCTTTACCGACGGTCTCTTTGCCGACTTTGCGGTGCTCTACCGGTTGCTGCATGTGACGCGCTTTCCAGCCTCTTGCGAAGCTCCTGAAGAGAGCCTCATTGAAAAATACCATCAGGATTCTCTCGATTCCGGCGCACGTATTCGCGAAGGGTTGAGCAGTGCCGTCGAAACGACCATCCTCTCCTTTGCCAACGGGTTTCTCTCAAATTCAGACAATGCCGCATTGCTGGAAGCCATTACCTCCGGCCAGATAAAACCATCAGAGTATTATCATTATCTCCTGCGTTTGATCTACCGGATTCTCTTTTTGATGGTCATTGAAGAGCGAAATCTGGTCTATCCCCAGTTACCAGTTGCGCCCAAGCGGGATATTTACGACACCTATTACAGCCTCATGCGCTTGCGCCGGTTATCGGAAAAGCGGTATCTGGCAGACCGCCGCCATCACGATCACTGGCTGGCGCTCATGGCGACCTTTCATCTCTTTGAAGATGGTGGCCCCGGCGGCAATCTTGGTATTGCTCCGCTTGCCGGCGACCTCTTCAGAGCTGATGCCATCGGGCCATTGAACCAATGCTCTCTTGATAACGAGACGCTCATGCAGTGCCTTCGTTCATTGAGCCTCTATGAAAACCAGAAAAGCGGGCAGCTTATCAGGGTCAACTATGCTGCGCTCAATGTGGAGGAGTTCGGGTCAGTCTATGAAGGACTTCTTGAGTACGAACCCGTTTTTCTTTACGATGACAATGCCATCGAATTTGCCTTTGCCCGAGGTGACCAGCGAGCTGCCACAGGCTCCCATTACACCCCTGACGATCTGGTTCAGCCCCTGATCAAACACTCCCTTGACTATCTCATCGCCGACAGGCTGAAAACCAGCAACCCTGAAGCGGCACTTCTTTCACTGAGAGTAGCCGATATCTCCTGCGGTTCAGGCCATATTTTATTAGCCGCAGCCCGACGAATAGCCACTGAACTTGCCATCGTCCGTACCGGTGAAGAGCAACCCTCCCCAAGCGCGTTCCGGTCGGCGATCCGCGATGTTATTCGCAACTGCATCTATGGCGTTGACCTCAACCCCCTGGCCGTTGAACTCTGCAAGGTAGCGCTCTGGCTTGAGGCTCATATTCCCGGGCAGCCACTGAACTTCCTCGACCACCACATCAAATGCGGCAACGCCATTGTGGGGTTTGCGCATCGGGAAGAGATGCAAAAGGGCGTGCCGGATGAAGCCTTTGTTACCATGTCGGGCGACGACAAGGAGGTTGTTGCCGAACTTCGCAAAAGAAACAAAGCAGAACGCATTCGTCAGGGAAAGCAGGTAAGTTTTGCCTTCACTCCCGAAATCGACCAGAGTTTTTCCCTGTCGCTGAAACAATGGCATGAAATAGCCTCTTTGCCTGAACGCACTCCATCAGAGATTGAGGAGAAAAAGCGCCGCTATCAGGAATTTGCCACGGGCAAAGATTCCAGTTTACTGCACCAGATCGCCTCAATCCCGATTGCTCAGTTCTACATTGAAAAAACGTACGGGAATCGATCCTCGATTATCACCGACGATGAGTATAGCCAATACCTTTCCGGTCAGCAATCGCCCAATGAGCAGGCAATAGCGATGGTGCAGGCAATAGCAGAGAGGAAGAACTTTTTTCACTGGTTTCTGGAGTTCCCTGAAATCATTGAGAATGGAGGGTTTGATTGTATTCTGGGGAATCCGCCTTTTCTGGGAGGTCAGAAACTGAGTGGAACTTATGGATTGGCTCAACTGGGGTACCTGAAACAGGTCTACGCACCTATTGGTGCCGTTGATCTGGTCACCTATTTCTTCCGGCGCATCTTTACGCTCGTCAAGGACAAGGGTTTTCAATCGTTGATCTCGACTAACACCATAGCACAAGGAAGTGCGCGTGAAGGGGGGCTTGATGTGATTGTTGCTCAGGGTGGAGCCATCAACCATGCTGTCCGCAGCATGAAATGGCCCGGAATTGCTGCTGTGGAAGTTGCACTTGTCACCATTACCAAGCAACTCTGGACAGGGAAGTTCATTCTTGCGGGTAAAGAGGTTTCAACCATTACCCCTTACCTTGATGACGCTTCAACGTTGGGTAATCCCTGGCCGCTCAAAGAGAATGAAGGCAAGAGCTTTCAGGGAAGTATTGTTTTGGGAAAAGGCTTTGTGCTTAAACCACAGGAGGCCGATGAACTAATCCGAAAAAATCCGAAAAACAGGGAAGTGCTTTTTCCTTACCTCAATGGTGATGATCTCAACAGCAATCCCAATCAAACTCCAAGTCGTTGGGTGATTAACTTCTTTGACTGGTCTGAAGAAAAGTGCAAGAATGATTATCCCGAGTGTTTTGACATTGTTGAACGATTGGTAAAGCCGGAACGATATAAACAAAACAGAGAAATACGAAAAAAACTTTGGTGGCAATTTGCTGAAAAAGCACCAAAGCTTTATCGAGCCATTGCCAAGATGGACGTTACTATATCAAGAAGTTTGACAAGTAAACACCACTCTTTAGAACTTATATCTACAAAGCAAGTGGTTGACCAAACTTGTATAGTTATGTCTCATGAAGATTATGTACACTTTTCAATCTTTCAGTCCGAAATACATTCTCAATGGGTTATCAAGGGAAGTGCAAATCTTGGTGGAACAGGCCGTTATAATCTGAGTTTGGGATATGAAACATTCCCATTTCCCCAAAACCTCGCCCAATTGCAGGAAGAGCAACTCGACCGTATCGGAGAAGAATATCACGAACACCGCAGGCAACTCATGCTTGCCATGCAACTCGGTCTCACCAAGACCTACAACCTCTTCCACGCCCAACCACTGCGTCCGATAACACCAGAAGAAGAACAACTTGACGACAAAGCCCTGCAAAAACAGGTCGGAAAAGATGCCGCACACCTGAGCAAGCATCTGGCAAAAACACCAGGCACCATCACCTTCAACGAAGCAGTTATCGGTATACTGAAACTCCGTGACCTCCACCTCCAGATGGACAACGCAGTCCTCGAAGCCTATGGATGGACAGACATCAACCTCCGCCACAACTTCTACGAAGTAGAATACCTCCCCGAAAACGACCGCATCCGCTACACCATCCACCCCGCCGCCCGCCGCGAAATCCTCAAACGCCTCCTTGAGTTGAACCATGAAATTCACCAGCGGGAAGTTGCGGCGGGGTTGTGGGAGAAGAAGGGGAAGAAGATAGAGAAAGCAACAAAAGACGGCACAAGAATAGACAGTACTCAAATCGGCTTGGATATATGA
- a CDS encoding helicase-related protein produces the protein MSITFQPGKLLSLRGRNWIVMPSDDPDLLVIKPLGGSDDEIAGIYLPLAIPRDEPQETEFGQPTGSDLGDISTARLLYDSARLAFRNGAGPFRALAKLSFRPRSYQMVPLVMALRQELIRLLIADDVGVGKTIEALLIAKEMLERRKIQRFAVVCLPHLCEQWQQEIRDKLDIEAVIIRSNTQARLDRQIQGDTSVYDYYPYQVISIDFIKSDNRRDVFVQQCPELLIVDEAHTCARPAGASKSQQQRYHLLSRLAGKPEQQLILLTATPHSGKPEEFHSLLGLLKPGFEVLDLPTASQPQRKELARHFVQRKRGDVEKWMGEETPFPKREAIEWAYDLSRQYELFFDQILEFAKKLIASDTSKKGTQRVQYWTALALLRGVMSSPAAGIEMLNTRLSNLAHVALDEGLAENGENPVQDSEFGFEGDNTPTSLLEQTDWSSYQRQQLRGFADQLATLSDLKHDQKCGTAEAILEDWLSAGFNPVVFCRYIATANYVGKLLVPALHKKYPKLDIQVITSELPDELRKQKIDEMGKAKHRLLIATDCLSEGINLQQQFTAVLHYDLPWNPNRLEQREGRVDRFGQPAPEVKTCLLYGADNPIDGIVLDVLLRKVREIKRSTGINVPFPEDSQSIIDTITKALLLNPDRKITRRREGKQQLAFDFSEFDEALSAKATISRKIEEAAEREKATRTIFAQNAIKAGEIEADLREVDEAIGDPFAVEQFVTSALNNLFGVQVIAQQKKGCYRLITANLPDQLRGILPVGEIVQISFLSPTPEGYHYLGRNNRFVEQLCQLLMANTVNRSGKRAARSAVIRTRQVAIKTTILLFRCRNVIEDRRGSQQIVAEEMILWGWKGTPQEKEFLDQAEAKALLASVRASSDMSLPARTGFLENELKLLKSFEAEFDRVAEQQSKKLVEAHERFSSLMDGKRFQVVHPVLPMDLLGVYILLPEGEAAGGSA, from the coding sequence ATGAGTATAACCTTTCAACCAGGAAAACTGCTCTCCCTTCGAGGGCGCAATTGGATTGTCATGCCCTCCGATGACCCTGATCTTCTGGTCATCAAGCCTCTTGGTGGCTCTGACGATGAGATTGCTGGCATTTATCTCCCCCTTGCTATTCCCCGTGATGAGCCACAGGAGACCGAGTTTGGCCAACCAACCGGCAGTGACCTTGGCGATATCAGTACCGCCCGACTGCTCTACGATTCAGCCCGGTTGGCATTTCGAAATGGCGCAGGCCCCTTTCGTGCACTGGCAAAGCTCTCTTTTCGTCCACGCTCCTACCAAATGGTTCCTTTGGTAATGGCGCTTCGGCAGGAGCTGATTCGCCTCTTGATTGCTGATGATGTTGGCGTCGGTAAAACCATCGAAGCCCTCCTTATTGCCAAAGAGATGCTGGAGCGCCGCAAAATCCAGCGCTTCGCGGTTGTCTGCCTCCCTCACCTCTGCGAACAGTGGCAGCAGGAGATTCGCGACAAACTCGATATTGAGGCGGTTATCATCCGTTCCAACACTCAGGCACGCCTTGACCGGCAGATACAGGGCGATACCAGCGTTTACGATTACTACCCCTACCAGGTTATCAGTATTGATTTCATAAAATCTGACAATCGTCGCGATGTTTTTGTGCAGCAGTGCCCCGAACTGCTCATTGTTGACGAAGCTCACACCTGCGCCCGCCCGGCTGGAGCCTCAAAAAGCCAGCAGCAGCGTTACCATCTGCTGAGTCGTCTGGCAGGCAAGCCAGAGCAGCAACTCATTCTTCTCACGGCCACTCCTCACTCCGGCAAGCCGGAAGAGTTTCACTCCCTGCTCGGCTTACTCAAACCGGGGTTTGAAGTGCTTGATTTGCCGACGGCATCACAGCCCCAACGCAAAGAGCTGGCTCGTCATTTTGTGCAGCGCAAACGTGGTGATGTTGAAAAGTGGATGGGTGAAGAGACTCCCTTCCCCAAGCGTGAAGCTATTGAGTGGGCTTATGATCTCTCTCGGCAGTATGAACTGTTTTTTGACCAGATCCTCGAATTCGCAAAAAAACTGATTGCCTCGGACACTTCAAAAAAGGGCACCCAACGGGTACAGTACTGGACGGCGCTTGCCCTGTTACGTGGAGTAATGTCGAGCCCGGCTGCCGGTATTGAAATGCTCAACACCCGACTCTCCAACCTTGCCCATGTTGCCCTTGATGAAGGGTTGGCCGAAAACGGTGAAAACCCTGTGCAGGATAGTGAGTTTGGCTTTGAGGGCGACAACACACCGACCTCCCTGCTTGAGCAAACCGACTGGTCAAGCTACCAGCGGCAACAACTGCGAGGATTTGCGGATCAACTGGCAACCCTCTCTGACTTGAAGCACGACCAGAAATGCGGGACAGCGGAAGCTATTCTTGAAGATTGGCTCTCGGCTGGCTTCAACCCCGTTGTCTTTTGCCGCTACATCGCAACCGCAAACTACGTCGGAAAGTTGCTGGTTCCAGCCCTCCACAAAAAATATCCCAAGCTTGATATTCAGGTTATCACCAGTGAATTGCCCGACGAACTCCGCAAGCAGAAAATTGATGAGATGGGCAAGGCAAAGCACCGGCTCCTGATTGCAACCGACTGCCTCAGCGAAGGCATCAACCTTCAGCAGCAGTTTACGGCGGTGCTGCATTACGATCTCCCCTGGAATCCCAACCGCCTCGAACAGCGCGAAGGGCGGGTTGACCGTTTTGGTCAGCCAGCGCCGGAAGTCAAAACCTGCCTTCTCTATGGTGCGGATAATCCTATCGACGGTATTGTGCTTGATGTCTTGCTGCGCAAGGTTCGCGAAATTAAACGTTCCACCGGAATCAACGTCCCTTTTCCGGAAGATTCCCAGAGCATTATAGATACCATCACCAAGGCGCTTTTGCTCAACCCCGATCGCAAAATCACCCGGCGGCGTGAAGGAAAGCAACAGTTGGCCTTCGACTTCAGCGAGTTTGATGAAGCTCTCTCTGCCAAAGCCACCATCTCCCGCAAAATAGAGGAGGCCGCCGAGCGCGAAAAAGCGACCCGTACCATCTTTGCCCAGAACGCCATCAAGGCCGGCGAGATAGAGGCTGACCTTCGGGAGGTGGATGAGGCCATTGGTGACCCCTTTGCCGTTGAACAGTTCGTGACCAGCGCCCTCAACAACCTCTTTGGCGTACAGGTTATTGCCCAGCAGAAAAAGGGATGCTATCGCCTCATTACCGCCAACCTCCCCGACCAGTTGCGCGGCATCCTGCCCGTTGGCGAAATTGTCCAAATCAGCTTTCTCTCGCCAACGCCTGAAGGCTATCACTACCTTGGGCGCAACAACCGCTTTGTGGAACAACTCTGCCAGCTCCTCATGGCCAACACCGTCAACCGTTCCGGCAAGCGGGCCGCCCGTTCCGCCGTCATTCGCACCCGGCAGGTGGCCATCAAAACAACCATTCTCCTCTTCCGCTGCCGCAACGTCATCGAAGACCGGAGAGGGAGCCAGCAGATTGTGGCCGAAGAGATGATTCTCTGGGGCTGGAAAGGGACACCACAGGAGAAGGAGTTCCTCGATCAGGCAGAGGCAAAAGCGCTCCTCGCGTCAGTTCGTGCCAGCTCCGATATGTCGCTCCCTGCCAGAACAGGGTTTCTGGAGAATGAATTGAAACTGCTCAAATCGTTTGAAGCTGAATTTGACCGCGTGGCTGAACAACAATCAAAAAAATTAGTCGAAGCCCATGAACGCTTCAGTTCGTTGATGGACGGCAAGCGTTTTCAGGTGGTGCATCCGGTACTGCCAATGGATCTGCTCGGCGTTTATATTCTTTTGCCGGAAGGCGAAGCTGCGGGAGGTTCCGCATGA